One genomic region from Haloterrigena gelatinilytica encodes:
- a CDS encoding APC family permease, producing MSEDGGGGSEDDGGGFGVGTAVALGVGGIVGGGIYAAIGIVVAAAGVLTWFAYGLATVVVCCCAYSYVKLNDATDSNGGSVTYIEELTGRSTTAGVVGWTLVVGYIGTMAMYAYAFGMYGQMLIGFEYVWGLPVRQFLSVGVLAVFVGLNLLGASSSAAVERYLVFVQAGIIAVFGLVGLWYGAAHFQLRTGFSQLGLNPVIAASVGFVSFEGWQLLFYDQEQFDNPDETLAKGVAISIPIAAAIYILVGFVITTLLPEEVVTAQPEPALLYGALLISKWLALAVGLAGLISTASAINSTLFSEAIFAKNLIDDDILPHEMGDPDADAAPKRTVLVIGVLTAAFAVLGSLEAVVEFASLAFIVVFGTMCALALTVRDSDDVDVNPIPPLVGAIGSAAFFVMLTWYLYSQLPAVFWLVVVIAAAVFAVEALYFKRETLSEGVQTVEKRI from the coding sequence GTGAGCGAAGACGGTGGCGGCGGGTCGGAGGACGACGGCGGCGGCTTCGGGGTCGGAACGGCCGTCGCGCTGGGCGTCGGCGGCATCGTCGGCGGCGGGATCTACGCGGCGATCGGCATCGTCGTCGCCGCCGCCGGCGTCCTGACCTGGTTCGCCTACGGCCTCGCGACCGTCGTCGTCTGCTGCTGTGCGTACTCGTACGTCAAGCTCAACGACGCGACCGACAGCAACGGCGGCTCGGTCACCTACATCGAGGAACTGACGGGGAGATCGACGACCGCGGGCGTCGTCGGCTGGACGCTCGTCGTCGGCTACATCGGGACGATGGCGATGTACGCCTACGCGTTCGGCATGTACGGCCAGATGCTGATCGGGTTCGAGTACGTCTGGGGGCTGCCGGTCCGGCAGTTCCTCTCTGTCGGCGTGCTCGCGGTCTTCGTCGGGTTGAACCTCCTCGGCGCGAGCTCGTCGGCGGCGGTCGAGCGCTACCTCGTGTTCGTCCAGGCGGGGATCATCGCCGTCTTCGGCCTCGTCGGCCTCTGGTACGGCGCGGCGCACTTCCAGTTGCGGACCGGCTTCTCGCAACTCGGTCTCAATCCCGTAATCGCCGCCTCGGTCGGGTTCGTCTCCTTCGAGGGCTGGCAGCTGCTGTTCTACGATCAGGAGCAGTTCGACAATCCCGACGAGACGCTCGCGAAGGGCGTGGCCATCTCGATTCCGATCGCGGCCGCGATCTACATCCTCGTCGGGTTCGTCATCACGACGCTGTTGCCCGAAGAGGTCGTCACCGCCCAGCCCGAGCCGGCGCTGCTCTACGGCGCCCTCCTCATCTCGAAGTGGCTCGCGCTCGCGGTCGGGCTCGCCGGCCTCATCTCGACCGCCAGCGCGATCAACTCGACGCTGTTCAGCGAGGCCATCTTCGCCAAGAACCTGATCGACGACGACATCCTGCCCCACGAGATGGGCGATCCGGACGCCGACGCCGCGCCCAAGCGGACCGTGCTCGTAATCGGCGTCCTGACGGCCGCCTTCGCCGTCCTCGGGAGCCTCGAGGCCGTCGTCGAGTTCGCCTCGCTGGCCTTTATCGTCGTCTTCGGCACGATGTGCGCGCTCGCGCTGACGGTGCGCGATTCCGACGACGTCGACGTCAATCCGATCCCGCCGCTGGTCGGTGCGATCGGCTCGGCCGCCTTCTTCGTCATGCTGACGTGGTACCTCTACTCGCAGCTCCCCGCGGTCTTCTGGCTGGTCGTCGTCATCGCCGCGGCGGTCTTCGCGGTCGAGGCGCTGTACTTCAAGCGGGAGACGCTCTCGGAAGGGGTCCAGACGGTCGAAAAACGGATCTGA